Proteins encoded in a region of the Burkholderia ubonensis subsp. mesacidophila genome:
- a CDS encoding ATP-binding cassette domain-containing protein has product MTAYKIQSTSVRACKKHLTLTNKRGTVSSLTVHRFAMLGAGDHISISGSPSNPTLTVQAQSGGQIPVLPRFENHREVRFGADNINILVTEISTEIELAEYQRLGQFHYKGIDFQSESGRATPKETGGRKAILLASVKKGSASRAIGYIEIQMPLLMCKPRHDLFSRPFISKKAKIGWETWLGDGQKYVNRIARIARVVVDPEFRGIGASSILVEEAKKFCAERWHIGGERPLFIEISAEMLRYIDFVTRAGLYFIGNTEGNLNRISKDLRSIQNGASGKSGIMSLQRKYHTAFTTYCNKTGRNFDEARLILSDLLRAKDPRSEMASDEWLAFRPILRFPIPYYLGGLDEESNAYIEDGLLEKTSETANTSVTSNSTLKNSSTADSLEYDSLEVSVSYDIPLSPYVRLIMDSFGIETSKISNRVVGPVDISLSRGSISLITGASGAGKSILLQALSSESMPYGVTKNFSGNSNFLKTCTLSALPDGIPIFQYFADLYGPERAFDALCHVGLSEAMVFIKPFELLSMGQRYRTMFANLILSDADVWLVDEFCSNLDPITSKILSVRLKKLAKRMGRFVAVASANTGHFIDALNPDKVYVVRIGGNVTKMSSREYRNGFFDKGF; this is encoded by the coding sequence ATGACGGCTTACAAAATTCAGTCGACAAGCGTTCGAGCGTGCAAGAAGCACCTCACGCTCACAAACAAGCGAGGAACAGTTTCTTCGCTGACCGTACATCGATTCGCTATGCTCGGCGCAGGCGATCACATATCAATTTCCGGATCTCCGTCCAACCCTACGTTGACGGTACAAGCACAGTCCGGCGGTCAAATCCCGGTGCTTCCACGGTTCGAGAATCATAGAGAAGTGCGGTTCGGAGCCGACAATATTAATATACTCGTTACTGAAATCAGCACCGAAATTGAGCTTGCTGAATATCAAAGGCTGGGACAATTTCACTATAAGGGCATCGACTTTCAGAGTGAGTCTGGCCGCGCCACCCCAAAAGAGACCGGTGGTCGAAAGGCAATTCTTCTGGCAAGCGTTAAAAAAGGCAGTGCATCAAGGGCCATTGGATATATCGAAATACAAATGCCTCTGCTGATGTGCAAGCCCAGGCACGATCTTTTCTCTCGACCATTCATTAGCAAAAAAGCAAAAATCGGTTGGGAGACGTGGCTTGGAGACGGGCAAAAATATGTCAACAGAATTGCCAGAATCGCTAGGGTGGTGGTAGACCCCGAATTTAGAGGAATTGGAGCATCTTCGATTTTGGTAGAAGAAGCAAAAAAATTCTGCGCCGAGCGATGGCACATTGGAGGAGAGCGCCCGCTATTTATTGAAATATCAGCAGAAATGCTTCGGTATATCGATTTCGTCACCCGAGCGGGGCTTTATTTCATCGGGAACACAGAAGGCAACCTCAATAGAATATCAAAAGATCTACGCAGCATTCAAAATGGTGCAAGCGGAAAATCCGGCATAATGAGTTTGCAGCGAAAATATCACACCGCATTTACAACATACTGCAATAAAACCGGGAGAAATTTCGACGAAGCTCGTCTCATTCTTTCTGATTTGCTTCGAGCGAAAGATCCAAGATCTGAAATGGCATCCGATGAATGGCTTGCATTTCGCCCCATCCTCAGATTTCCGATCCCTTATTATTTGGGTGGATTAGACGAAGAATCCAACGCATATATCGAAGATGGTCTTCTTGAGAAAACCAGCGAGACGGCCAACACGTCCGTCACGTCTAACTCTACGCTCAAAAATAGCTCAACAGCTGATTCGCTAGAATATGACAGCCTGGAAGTTTCCGTAAGCTACGACATACCATTATCCCCATACGTTCGATTGATAATGGATAGCTTCGGGATTGAGACGAGTAAAATATCGAATCGAGTGGTTGGCCCCGTCGACATATCACTTTCTCGAGGATCAATATCTTTAATAACCGGCGCAAGTGGAGCGGGAAAATCTATTCTTCTGCAAGCCCTTTCGTCCGAATCGATGCCATATGGAGTGACAAAGAATTTCTCAGGAAACTCCAATTTCCTAAAAACCTGTACATTATCGGCTCTTCCGGACGGAATACCGATCTTCCAATATTTTGCAGACTTGTATGGACCAGAGCGAGCTTTTGACGCGCTGTGTCACGTGGGCTTGAGCGAAGCAATGGTGTTCATAAAACCATTTGAATTACTCAGCATGGGTCAGCGATATAGGACCATGTTCGCCAATTTAATACTCAGCGATGCCGATGTTTGGTTAGTGGACGAATTCTGCAGCAATCTCGATCCAATTACCTCAAAAATCCTTTCAGTTAGATTGAAGAAATTGGCGAAACGCATGGGACGCTTTGTAGCTGTTGCCTCAGCCAACACCGGTCATTTCATAGACGCCCTGAATCCAGATAAAGTTTATGTCGTCCGAATCGGCGGAAATGTAACAAAAATGAGCTCGCGGGAGTATAGAAATGGCTTTTTCGACAAAGGTTTCTGA
- a CDS encoding ATP-binding protein, protein MAFSTKVSEAFGRVIEKSSYGIADPVVKCTYIQKGHNLIVGRSSSNPSPENLLFLGKVLESCPSNNMLASDVWLDVAFPHVIYISGTRGSGKSFDLGVLIEGISRLSEPTQIQQQVQPITSILLDTQNQFWTLKYSPNLNIPEHRKQLDDLAEWKIPPNKVSDIELFSPRGSPKLIGDETEFSIRPCDVELPEWCALLGQEVYSPQGHVLRAALKRLSGRNFAISDLLADINRDANWPGISESTRNAVSYKLEDYSDSGLFDPNGLRIVDLLKEGRCNVFMVRELSDGDKSLVTAIIAKSLFRTMGDFHSRMKLAKFRGEKAAGPILPGRVWFLIDEAHVVAGKGNDSPARDALVEFVKRGRDAGLSLVLATQQPSAVDDRILSQVNFSLNHRLTFQSDVTSAISRIPTKIVSSMRTGGATISDFGDMLRYLESGDCFLGDQSTSRCLLVKIRPRVTAHGGYSPT, encoded by the coding sequence ATGGCTTTTTCGACAAAGGTTTCTGAAGCATTTGGTCGCGTAATTGAAAAATCCTCTTACGGCATTGCCGACCCAGTAGTCAAGTGTACATATATTCAAAAGGGCCACAATTTGATTGTAGGGCGATCGAGCTCGAATCCATCTCCGGAGAATCTCCTTTTCCTTGGAAAAGTTCTTGAGTCATGCCCTAGTAACAATATGCTTGCTAGCGACGTCTGGTTGGACGTCGCATTTCCTCACGTTATTTATATTTCCGGAACTCGAGGAAGCGGGAAAAGTTTCGATCTTGGGGTTCTAATTGAAGGAATTTCCAGATTATCGGAGCCAACACAAATACAACAACAAGTACAACCAATTACAAGCATATTGCTCGACACTCAAAATCAATTTTGGACATTAAAATACAGCCCAAATCTCAATATCCCTGAGCACAGAAAACAACTTGACGATCTAGCAGAGTGGAAAATACCACCAAATAAAGTTTCGGATATTGAGTTATTTAGCCCAAGGGGATCACCAAAATTAATTGGTGACGAAACTGAATTCTCTATCCGCCCTTGCGACGTTGAGCTTCCCGAATGGTGCGCGCTGCTCGGTCAAGAGGTTTATAGCCCACAGGGTCATGTCCTTCGTGCAGCTTTGAAACGACTATCGGGCCGGAATTTTGCCATTTCAGATTTGCTGGCCGATATCAACAGAGACGCAAACTGGCCAGGCATTTCCGAAAGTACTAGAAATGCAGTCAGCTATAAACTTGAAGATTATTCTGATTCTGGATTATTTGATCCAAATGGATTGCGAATTGTCGATCTTCTTAAAGAGGGACGATGCAACGTTTTCATGGTAAGAGAGCTTAGCGACGGAGATAAATCCTTAGTTACGGCAATTATTGCAAAATCACTATTTCGCACTATGGGTGATTTTCATAGTCGAATGAAATTGGCGAAATTTCGAGGCGAGAAGGCCGCTGGCCCGATATTGCCAGGGCGTGTTTGGTTTCTAATCGACGAAGCCCATGTAGTCGCCGGGAAAGGAAATGACAGTCCGGCAAGGGACGCCCTTGTAGAATTCGTGAAACGGGGGCGCGACGCCGGACTATCGTTGGTACTGGCGACTCAACAACCGTCAGCTGTCGATGATCGAATACTAAGTCAAGTAAATTTCTCACTAAACCATCGATTGACATTTCAAAGCGACGTGACGTCTGCAATCTCAAGAATTCCAACAAAAATTGTTTCCAGTATGCGAACAGGCGGGGCAACTATTTCGGATTTCGGAGATATGTTACGATACCTCGAATCTGGCGACTGTTTCTTGGGTGACCAAAGTACAAGTCGATGCCTACTTGTTAAAATTCGACCAAGGGTGACTGCACATGGTGGGTATAGCCCAACCTGA
- a CDS encoding phospholipase D-like domain-containing protein, whose protein sequence is MGKINLHRQFVTDLVKSGDAQLPNRVLRKVFTDTGDFRADRDDHPYKGIEDAWIRVVSRGNTAYRVIYLRQRDEITLYRAGPHSVEDNLARPGLAEKFSVVSHDVIEAALRPVGGSAISQELARARKNSIENEASRFTKNHESLRLYEKIVGRRLLPHKEVVFVSPHISFDLIAPTQIFGQMLDEWVCDECTVTFITRPPNTDELPNFDQLEGRGFSVLYVPRLHAKAYMFKVDKNKLSTFQENATDLALVGSADLTNFGFNPNGLRNEEPQLELNYQINVEDQDELDGFFAYLASVSVSHDVVRNNLSSIGATL, encoded by the coding sequence ATGGGCAAAATTAATCTTCACCGTCAATTCGTAACGGATTTGGTCAAATCTGGTGACGCGCAGCTTCCTAATCGAGTTCTTAGGAAAGTATTCACGGATACAGGCGACTTCCGGGCAGATCGCGACGACCATCCATATAAAGGCATCGAGGATGCTTGGATTCGGGTTGTAAGTCGCGGAAATACTGCTTATAGAGTTATCTACTTGCGACAGCGAGATGAGATTACGCTCTATCGAGCCGGACCACATTCGGTGGAAGATAATTTAGCCCGCCCGGGTCTAGCCGAAAAATTTTCCGTTGTATCTCACGATGTTATTGAGGCTGCGCTGAGACCAGTTGGAGGTTCAGCCATATCCCAAGAACTCGCTAGAGCGAGGAAAAATTCAATCGAAAATGAAGCATCTCGGTTTACGAAAAATCACGAAAGCCTACGCTTATATGAAAAAATTGTCGGCCGGCGCCTTCTTCCGCATAAAGAAGTAGTTTTCGTATCACCTCATATATCCTTCGATTTAATTGCGCCCACTCAAATTTTTGGTCAAATGCTCGATGAATGGGTATGCGATGAATGCACCGTTACGTTTATTACTCGCCCACCGAACACCGATGAACTTCCCAACTTTGATCAGCTGGAAGGGCGCGGCTTTTCAGTTCTCTACGTTCCGCGATTGCATGCGAAGGCGTATATGTTCAAGGTTGATAAAAATAAATTAAGCACCTTTCAGGAAAACGCCACCGACTTAGCCCTCGTCGGATCAGCCGATTTGACAAATTTTGGATTCAATCCGAATGGGTTAAGAAATGAAGAACCGCAGCTTGAACTCAACTATCAGATCAACGTCGAAGATCAGGACGAGCTCGACGGATTTTTTGCTTATTTGGCTAGTGTGAGTGTTAGTCACGACGTCGTGCGAAACAATCTTTCGAGTATCGGAGCAACGCTATGA
- a CDS encoding cytochrome b: MKTTFGLPARVLHWVMAAMIVAMLFIGVGMVSSVSERHAVLVAIHKPLGISILVLACVRVVVRLSSRPPGLPEDLPGWQKVAALGSHLALYALMIAMPLIGWAMLPAGGYPVTLAGGVQLPAIVSADPVAFAWLRIAHRWVAYLFFATFLLHFAAALYHGLVRRDGVLRAMVGR, encoded by the coding sequence ATGAAGACGACTTTTGGTTTGCCGGCGAGGGTGCTGCATTGGGTGATGGCGGCGATGATCGTCGCGATGCTGTTTATCGGGGTGGGGATGGTTTCGTCCGTCTCGGAGCGGCATGCGGTACTCGTCGCGATTCATAAGCCGCTGGGGATTTCGATTCTCGTGCTCGCTTGTGTGCGGGTTGTCGTGCGGTTGAGTTCCAGGCCGCCGGGGTTGCCGGAGGATTTGCCGGGGTGGCAGAAGGTTGCGGCGCTTGGGTCGCATCTCGCGCTCTACGCGCTGATGATCGCGATGCCGTTGATCGGGTGGGCAATGCTCCCCGCCGGCGGGTATCCGGTGACGCTCGCGGGCGGGGTGCAACTGCCGGCGATTGTTTCGGCTGATCCTGTTGCGTTTGCGTGGCTCAGGATCGCGCATCGGTGGGTGGCTTATCTGTTCTTTGCGACGTTTCTTCTCCATTTCGCTGCGGCGCTTTATCACGGGTTGGTGAGGCGGGATGGGGTGTTGAGGGCGATGGTGGGGAGGTGA
- a CDS encoding catalase family peroxidase, producing MERSSSSQREPGRGLWRWAAIGGAVVGVAVAFGYVGGWLAPGRLTPHKLVDGLQANGGVHPGYRRNHAKGVCVSGYFEGNGAAAAYSTAPFFKAVRTPVVGRFALPGGNPYAPDSSVPIRSMALRLIAPDGEQWRTGMNSMPVFPVATPEAFYAQVVAGQPDPKTGKPDPAKLKAFFAAHPETAAFREWVKGAKPSASFVTETYYALNAFYLVDAAGTRQAVRWRVVPEQTAGAGDVATAGDPDVLRQDLTRRIADGAQRWKLVLTLAEPGDPVDDATKVWPAQRTTIDAGTLVLDRVAEQDSGPCRDVNYDPTVLPEGIQASGDPLLVARSAAYADSYLRRTSEEAGVAGAARSGSEGR from the coding sequence ATGGAGCGATCTTCTTCTTCGCAACGGGAGCCTGGGCGCGGCTTATGGCGCTGGGCGGCGATAGGCGGGGCCGTGGTGGGCGTGGCGGTGGCGTTCGGGTATGTCGGTGGGTGGCTCGCGCCGGGCCGGCTGACGCCTCACAAGCTCGTCGATGGGCTACAGGCGAACGGCGGCGTGCATCCGGGATATCGAAGGAATCACGCGAAAGGCGTCTGTGTGAGCGGCTACTTCGAAGGGAATGGCGCGGCGGCTGCGTATTCGACCGCGCCCTTTTTCAAGGCGGTCAGGACGCCGGTGGTCGGGCGATTCGCGTTGCCGGGCGGGAATCCGTATGCGCCGGACAGCAGCGTGCCGATCCGGAGCATGGCACTGCGGCTCATCGCGCCGGATGGGGAGCAATGGCGGACCGGGATGAACAGCATGCCGGTTTTCCCGGTGGCGACGCCCGAAGCGTTTTATGCGCAGGTGGTGGCCGGGCAGCCCGATCCGAAAACCGGGAAGCCGGATCCGGCGAAGCTCAAGGCGTTTTTCGCGGCGCATCCGGAGACGGCGGCGTTTCGGGAATGGGTGAAAGGGGCGAAGCCGAGTGCGAGTTTCGTCACCGAGACTTACTACGCGTTGAATGCGTTTTATCTCGTCGATGCGGCTGGAACGCGGCAAGCGGTGAGGTGGCGGGTGGTGCCGGAGCAGACGGCCGGGGCGGGGGACGTCGCGACGGCCGGGGATCCGGATGTGTTGCGGCAGGATCTGACGCGGCGGATCGCCGACGGTGCGCAAAGGTGGAAGTTGGTGCTCACGCTCGCGGAACCGGGGGACCCGGTGGACGACGCGACGAAGGTCTGGCCCGCGCAACGGACGACGATCGATGCGGGGACGCTGGTGCTCGATCGCGTGGCGGAGCAGGACAGCGGACCGTGCAGGGATGTGAATTACGACCCGACGGTGCTGCCTGAAGGGATTCAGGCTTCGGGGGATCCGTTGCTGGTGGCGAGGTCGGCGGCTTATGCGGATTCGTATCTGCGAAGGACGAGTGAAGAGGCCGGGGTGGCGGGGGCTGCGCGGTCGGGATCGGAGGGGCGGTGA
- a CDS encoding sigma-70 family RNA polymerase sigma factor — translation MSSTDQDDQLRELIPRLRRFALWLTRDVHAADDLVQSALERALSRWSSRRDDASLRSWLFTILYRRFLDGKRSAKRYAWLLGRLQEPDEPHWPSAEREFAARATLEAFGRLSDEQRSLLLLVAVEGFSYQEAADLLDVPIGTVMSRLSRARQALRQLSDGEIPAPSLRLMK, via the coding sequence ATGTCCTCGACCGACCAAGACGATCAATTGCGCGAACTGATCCCGCGGCTGCGCCGCTTCGCGCTCTGGCTGACCCGCGACGTCCACGCGGCCGACGATCTCGTGCAGTCGGCGCTCGAGCGCGCGCTGTCGCGCTGGTCGAGCCGCCGCGACGACGCGTCGCTGCGCAGCTGGCTCTTCACGATCCTGTACCGGCGTTTCCTCGACGGGAAACGCAGCGCGAAGCGCTACGCGTGGCTGCTCGGCCGCCTTCAGGAACCCGACGAGCCGCACTGGCCGTCCGCCGAACGCGAGTTCGCCGCGCGTGCGACGCTCGAAGCATTCGGCCGCCTCTCCGACGAGCAGCGCAGCCTGCTGCTGCTCGTCGCGGTCGAGGGCTTCAGCTACCAGGAAGCCGCCGATCTGCTCGACGTGCCGATCGGCACCGTGATGTCGCGGCTCTCCCGCGCGCGCCAGGCGCTGCGCCAGCTCAGCGACGGTGAAATCCCCGCCCCCTCCTTGCGGTTGATGAAATGA
- a CDS encoding anti-sigma factor family protein, whose amino-acid sequence MNIPPDEHDLHAYVDGQLDDDARATVERYLALHPDRAEQVQRWRQDAQRLRAALASVAMPAENPALDPAAIRARQAERTRMRFAMAASFVLCVGLGTFGGWQARGWNAPPAAAPMSDAVEAYKLMVVDRSARVDVTPTSAAELQTWLTRRVGSGAKLPDLSAAGFRPVGGRLFATERGAAAMVLYEDDAGRTLSFYVRPPESAHRLLAAGERVDGELLARYGSLHGLNYAVVGKADSLGGKAVSRALDEQT is encoded by the coding sequence ATGAACATCCCACCCGACGAACACGACCTCCACGCCTACGTCGACGGCCAGCTCGACGACGACGCGCGCGCCACGGTCGAGCGCTATCTCGCGCTTCATCCGGACCGCGCGGAACAGGTGCAGCGCTGGCGGCAAGACGCGCAGCGGCTGCGAGCGGCGCTGGCGAGCGTGGCGATGCCGGCGGAGAACCCGGCGCTCGATCCGGCGGCAATCCGCGCGCGACAAGCCGAACGCACGAGGATGCGGTTCGCGATGGCCGCTTCCTTTGTTCTCTGCGTTGGCCTCGGCACGTTCGGCGGCTGGCAGGCGCGCGGGTGGAACGCGCCGCCGGCAGCCGCGCCGATGAGCGACGCGGTCGAGGCATACAAGCTGATGGTGGTCGATCGCAGCGCGCGGGTGGATGTCACGCCGACGAGTGCGGCCGAATTGCAGACTTGGCTCACCCGTCGCGTTGGTTCGGGCGCGAAGCTGCCGGATCTGAGCGCGGCGGGGTTCCGGCCGGTCGGTGGGCGTCTGTTTGCCACCGAACGCGGGGCGGCGGCAATGGTGCTGTATGAAGACGATGCGGGGCGCACGCTGAGCTTCTACGTGCGGCCGCCTGAATCCGCGCATCGGCTGCTCGCGGCCGGCGAGCGTGTAGACGGCGAACTGCTCGCGCGATATGGGTCACTTCATGGGCTCAATTACGCGGTAGTCGGGAAGGCGGATAGCCTCGGCGGGAAGGCCGTCTCACGCGCGCTCGACGAGCAGACTTGA
- a CDS encoding ankyrin repeat domain-containing protein produces the protein MLEKYKTHPEFLGIELAEPNQRGAVDDTVLHLVARKGAVDDMEILIDAGADVNIAGDLGNTPLHQAALMGQLESARLLLKRGANRQLKNEFDQTPGDVAELGRHVEIALLLNTSDAIDPHRS, from the coding sequence GTGCTCGAGAAGTACAAAACCCATCCGGAATTCCTGGGGATTGAGCTCGCTGAGCCAAATCAGCGAGGGGCCGTGGACGACACTGTTTTGCATCTAGTCGCCCGCAAGGGCGCTGTCGACGATATGGAGATATTGATCGACGCAGGCGCGGACGTGAACATCGCCGGTGATCTGGGTAATACACCACTTCATCAGGCCGCTTTGATGGGGCAGCTGGAATCTGCAAGATTGCTTCTGAAACGTGGCGCGAATAGGCAGCTGAAGAATGAATTCGACCAGACGCCTGGCGATGTCGCCGAACTTGGCCGACACGTAGAAATCGCCCTTCTTCTCAACACGAGCGATGCAATCGACCCGCATCGCAGCTGA
- a CDS encoding glycosyltransferase family 87 protein, with amino-acid sequence MQTSPEPDADADAATPGRWLTRDRVMFYAGIVLLADLVFLFIRAWGAYVLHHPYFAALGGDFAVFWSASSLSIQHGAASAFDWMSLARVALPLQGFASDAAVLPTPWVYPPPFLLVVRPLAWLPFAWSYIVFLFAGLALAAWSCARIVEARAPAAFWFVALAFPAAWIAGAAGQNSFLTAALMGFGLAALRRRPGLAGVCFGLLAIKPQLAIAIPVALLCGRQWRAFAAAALTAGVFCMVAGALLGFDTYARFFDSVSAFGAYIVDRAAMWPTGMPTVFGAARRAGLAPEHAYALHGAVATLAIAAVATLWVKPARHELRAAALAAASLIGPPYLLSYDFVWLALPLLYLWKDGARHGWRHGDVPVMVAAWVSPVLFFLPAGWQAGNLMPVVMLALLAVIVRRTGVAGGVEPADGNGVPRATRMAARTGKRVRAVELSTFPSG; translated from the coding sequence ATGCAGACCTCACCCGAACCCGATGCCGATGCCGATGCCGCCACGCCCGGCCGCTGGCTCACGCGCGACCGCGTGATGTTCTATGCCGGCATCGTGCTGCTCGCCGACCTGGTGTTCCTGTTCATCCGCGCGTGGGGCGCGTACGTGCTGCACCACCCGTATTTCGCGGCGCTTGGCGGGGATTTTGCGGTGTTCTGGAGCGCGTCATCGCTGTCGATCCAGCACGGCGCCGCGAGCGCGTTTGACTGGATGTCGCTCGCGCGCGTGGCACTGCCGCTGCAGGGCTTCGCGTCGGATGCCGCCGTGCTCCCGACGCCGTGGGTCTATCCGCCGCCGTTCCTGCTCGTCGTCCGGCCGCTCGCGTGGCTCCCGTTTGCCTGGTCGTACATCGTGTTCCTGTTCGCCGGGCTCGCGCTTGCCGCGTGGTCGTGCGCGCGGATTGTCGAAGCGCGCGCGCCGGCCGCGTTCTGGTTCGTCGCGCTTGCGTTTCCCGCCGCGTGGATCGCCGGCGCGGCCGGCCAGAATTCGTTCCTGACGGCGGCGCTGATGGGCTTCGGGCTCGCCGCGCTGCGCCGCCGGCCCGGACTCGCTGGCGTGTGCTTCGGGTTGCTCGCGATCAAGCCGCAGCTCGCGATCGCGATTCCCGTCGCATTGCTCTGCGGCCGGCAGTGGCGCGCGTTCGCGGCCGCGGCCCTCACCGCGGGCGTGTTTTGCATGGTGGCGGGCGCGCTGCTCGGCTTCGACACGTATGCGCGGTTCTTCGATTCGGTCTCCGCGTTCGGCGCGTATATCGTCGATCGTGCGGCGATGTGGCCGACCGGGATGCCGACCGTGTTCGGCGCCGCGCGGCGCGCCGGCCTCGCGCCCGAGCACGCGTATGCGCTGCACGGCGCTGTCGCGACGCTTGCGATCGCCGCCGTGGCCACGTTGTGGGTCAAGCCTGCGCGCCATGAATTGCGCGCCGCGGCGCTCGCGGCGGCGAGCCTGATAGGTCCGCCTTATCTGCTGTCCTACGACTTCGTATGGCTCGCGCTGCCGCTGCTGTATCTATGGAAGGACGGCGCGCGTCACGGCTGGCGGCACGGCGATGTGCCGGTGATGGTCGCCGCGTGGGTGTCGCCCGTGCTCTTCTTCCTGCCCGCGGGCTGGCAGGCCGGCAACCTGATGCCGGTGGTGATGCTCGCGCTGCTCGCGGTGATCGTCAGGCGGACCGGCGTTGCCGGCGGCGTCGAGCCGGCAGACGGAAACGGCGTGCCGCGCGCGACGCGGATGGCCGCGCGCACAGGAAAACGCGTCAGGGCCGTCGAGTTATCCACATTTCCCTCTGGATAA
- the wecB gene encoding non-hydrolyzing UDP-N-acetylglucosamine 2-epimerase — translation MRKFLFVLGSRQEAAGLAPLVRALKAHGNIDAKVCVTVRRRETFDPLLALFDITPDYVLNLTDAGHVQADATSGLLHAVGDLFDRLHPDAVVVYGDTITTLMVSLAAFYRYLPVAHVEAGLRSGDIWSPWPEELNRRITDAVSTWHFAPTERARRNLFSEGVPADSVVLSGDTLIDALQGVRRILERDEAFARTIVERYPFVAGDARIVLVSGHHFYGGDVRACFGHALRLLASRHRDVRFVYALHGESGVDEPMCALLEGIANLHVIEPPAYLSFVFLMSRAHFIITDSCGIQEEAPALGKPVLVTRDTCERPEAVQAGNARLVGTDAERLVEEASRLIGSDSAYDEMAHASNPYGDGHACERIVPALLSRPHAAPNIVNYGMGSGEMPFNALALGLHALRSA, via the coding sequence ATGCGGAAATTCCTGTTTGTGCTCGGCTCACGTCAAGAGGCGGCCGGGCTGGCGCCGCTCGTGCGCGCGCTGAAGGCTCACGGCAATATCGACGCGAAGGTCTGCGTCACGGTGCGACGGCGCGAGACGTTCGACCCGCTGCTCGCACTGTTCGACATCACGCCCGACTACGTGCTCAACCTGACGGACGCGGGGCACGTGCAGGCCGACGCGACGTCGGGCCTGCTGCATGCGGTCGGCGACCTGTTCGACCGGCTGCATCCGGATGCCGTGGTGGTCTACGGCGACACGATCACGACGCTGATGGTCAGCCTCGCGGCGTTCTACCGTTACCTGCCGGTCGCGCACGTCGAGGCGGGCCTGCGCAGCGGCGACATCTGGTCGCCGTGGCCCGAGGAGCTGAACCGCCGCATCACCGATGCGGTGTCGACCTGGCATTTCGCGCCGACCGAGCGCGCGCGCCGCAACCTGTTCAGCGAGGGCGTGCCGGCCGACAGCGTCGTGCTGAGCGGCGACACGCTGATCGACGCGCTGCAGGGCGTGCGGCGCATCCTCGAACGCGACGAGGCGTTCGCGCGCACGATCGTCGAGCGCTATCCGTTCGTCGCCGGCGACGCCCGCATCGTGCTGGTGTCCGGCCATCATTTCTACGGCGGCGACGTGCGCGCGTGCTTCGGGCATGCGCTGCGCCTCCTCGCGAGCCGTCATCGCGACGTGCGGTTCGTCTATGCGCTGCACGGCGAATCGGGCGTCGACGAGCCGATGTGCGCGCTGCTCGAGGGCATCGCGAACCTGCACGTGATCGAGCCGCCCGCGTACCTGTCGTTCGTGTTCCTGATGTCGCGCGCGCACTTCATCATCACCGACTCGTGCGGCATCCAGGAGGAGGCACCGGCGCTCGGCAAGCCGGTGCTCGTCACGCGCGACACGTGCGAGCGCCCGGAAGCCGTCCAGGCCGGCAATGCGCGGCTCGTCGGCACGGACGCGGAGCGTCTCGTGGAAGAAGCGTCGCGCCTGATCGGCAGCGACAGCGCGTACGACGAGATGGCGCACGCGAGCAATCCGTACGGCGACGGCCATGCGTGCGAGCGGATCGTGCCCGCGCTGCTGAGCCGGCCGCATGCGGCGCCGAACATCGTGAACTACGGAATGGGATCGGGAGAGATGCCGTTCAATGCGCTGGCGCTGGGACTGCATGCGCTGCGCTCGGCCTAA